In Athene noctua chromosome 7, bAthNoc1.hap1.1, whole genome shotgun sequence, the following proteins share a genomic window:
- the PRPF40A gene encoding pre-mRNA-processing factor 40 homolog A isoform X2 → MSGGDSAAAAATASPQPLPFSLPKPPPLMQLTPGDAVRPVASAADQSPKSTRLAGRPDWPAGKPVSLLAPLLPPRGEPEPLMPFGPSSRQPLRGRLLGRCSGGSLLSPSMRPGGVDRGSLMMGHPGMPHYPPMGMHPMGQRPPNMPPVPHGMMPQMMPPMGGPPMGQMPGMMQSVMPGMMMSHMSQAAMQPTVPPGVNSMDAQVGVTPPGTQSSVLFRPQTTHPVVCAAQQTATTNSSVNEEHSKQKSTWTEHKSPDGRTYYYNTETKQSTWEKPDDLKTPAEQLLSKCPWKEYKSDSGKPYYYNSQTKESRWAKPKELEDLEAMIKAEENSTKPEESTPTTATAAAAADAANATTTASSAAESAAAAPAAAASAAAAAPEAETAAAASVVENESAGTATAEEQGQAAAAPAAQDQGGEGAAGAADDSSKQEASADAASKKEDDDAQPVKKTYTWNTKEEAKQAFKELLKEKRVPSNASWEQAMKMIINDPRYSALAKLSEKKQAFNAYKVQTEKEEKEEARSKYKEAKESFQRFLENHEKMTSTTRYKKAEQMFGEMEVWNAISERDRLEIYEDVLFFLSKKEKEQAKQLRKRNWEALKNILDNMANVTYCTTWSEAQQYLMDNPTFAEDEELQNMDKEDALICFEEHIRALEKEEEEEKQKSLLRERRRQRKNRESFQLFLDELHEHGQLHSMSSWMELYPTISSDIRFTNMLGQPGSTALDLFKFYVEDLKARYHDEKKIIKDILKDKGFVVEVNTSFEDFVTVISSTKRATTLDAGNIKLAFNSLLEKAEAREREREKEEARKMKRKESAFKSMLKQATPPIELDAVWEDIRERFVKEPAFEDITLESERKRIFKDFMHVLEHECQHHHSKNKKHSKKSKKHHRKRSRSRSGSESEDDDSHSKKKRQRSESRSVSERSSSAESERSYKKSKKHKKKSKKRRHKSDSPESDIEREKDKKERERESEKDRARQRSESKHKSPTKKRPGKDSGNWDTSGSELSEGELEKQRRTLLEQLDEDQ, encoded by the exons ATGTCAGGTGGGgactcggcggcggcggcggcgaccgCCTCCCCGCAGCCGCTCCCGTTCTCCTTGCCGAAGCCCCCTCCCCTCATGCAGCTGACGCCGGGGGACGCCGTCCGCCCTGTCGCTTCCGCCGCGGACCAATCGCCGAAGAGCACCCGGCTGGCGGGCCGCCCGGATTGGCCGGCCGGGAAGCCAGTCAGCCtgctggccccgctgctcccgccCCGCGGGGAGCCCGAGCCGCTCATGCCCTTTGGCCCCTCGTCGCGGCAGCCACTCAGAGGGCGGCTTCTTGGCAGGTGCAGCGGGGGCAGCCTGCTGAGCCCCTCGATGCGGCCCGGCGGCGTCGACCGCGGCTCCCTCATG ATGGGACACCCAGGCATGCCACATTATCCTCCCATGGGAATGCACCCTATGGGTCAGAGACCACCGAATATGCCGCCAGTTCCACACGGTATGATGCCTCAGATGATGCCCCCCATGGGAGGACCACCAATGGGGCAG ATGCCTGGAATGATGCAGTCAGTAATGCCTGGAATGATGATGTCTCACATGTCTCAAGCTGCTATGCAGCCTACAGTTCCG CCAGGGGTGAACAGTATGGATGCGCAAGTAG gcGTAACACCTCCTGGAACTCAG AGCTCTGTTTTATTTCGCCCTCAGACAACGCATCCCGTAGTTTGCGCAGCTCAGCAAACCGCCACAACCAACAGCTCTGTTAATGAAGAGCACTCCAAACAG aaaTCTACGTGGACAGAACACAAATCACCTGATGGAAGAACATATTATTATAATACTGAAACAAAGCAGTCTACATGGGAGAAGCCAGATGATCTCAAAACGCCTGCTGAG CAATTGTTGTCTAAATGTCCCTGGAAAGAGTATAAATCTGATTCTGGAAAGCCCTACTATTATAATTCCCAAACAAAGGAATCACGCTGGGCAAAACCCAAAGAGCTTGAGGATCTTGAAG CAATGATTAAAGCTGAAGAGAACAG CACAAAGCCCGAAGAATCAACCCCGACGACGGCCACTGCGGCCGCTGCCGCGGACGCCGCAAACGCAACCACCACGGCCAGCAGCGCCGCTGAGAGCGCGGcggctgctcccgccgccgctgcTTCTgcagccgccgcagcccccgAAGCAGAGACTGCAGCAGCCGCCTCCGTGGTGGAGAATGAGAGTGCTGGCACGGCCACGGCCgaggagcaggggcaggcagcGGCTGCGCCTGCTGCGCAGGACCAGGGCGGCGAGGGCGCAGCCGGCGCGGCGGACGACTCTTCCAAGCAGGAGGCCTCAGCAGA TGCTGCTTCTAAGAAGGAGGATGATGATGCCCAACCAGTTAAAAAAACCTACACATGGAATACGAAGGAAGAAGCAAAGCAAGCATTTAAAGAACTGctaaaagaaaag CGAGTACCATCCAATGCTTCTTGGGAGCAAGCTATGAAGATGATTATTAATGATCCCAGATACAG CGCTTTGgcaaaattaagtgaaaaaaagcaagcctttAATGCTTACAAagttcaaacagaaaaagaagagaaagaagaagcaAGGTCAAAATACAAAGAAGCTAAAGAATCCTTCCAGCGTTTTCTTGAAAACCATGAGAAGATGACATCCACCACGAGATACAA AAAAGCTGAACAAATGTTTGGGGAGATGGAAGTTTGGAACGCAATATCTGAGCGTGATCGTCTTGAAATCTATGAAGATGTCTTGTTTTTTTTGTCTAAGAAAGAGAAG GAACAAGCCAAACAGTTACGAAAGAGGAACTGGGAGGCTTTGAAGAACATACTAGATAACATGGCTAATGTCACTTACTGCACTACTTGGTCGGAGGCTCAGCAGTATCTGATGGACAACCCCACGTTTGCAGAAGATGAGGAGCTTCAGA ACATGGATAAGGAGGATGCGCTGATCTGTTTCGAGGAACATATCAGGGCGttggaaaaagaggaggaagaagaaaaacagaaaagcttgcTTAGAGAAAGAAGGCGGCAGCGTAAAAACAGAGAATCTTTCCAG CTCTTTTTAGACGAACTGCACGAGCATGGACAGTTACACTCAATGTCCTCGTGGATGGAGTTGTACCCAACCATAAGCTCTGACATCAGGTTCACTAATATGCTTGGTCAGCCTG GATCAACAGCACTTGATCTTTTCAAGTTTTATGTTGAAGACTTGAAAGCACGTTACCATGACGAAAAGAAGATAATCAAAGATATCTTAAAG GATAAAGGATTTGTGGTTGAAGTGAACACTTCTTTTGAAGATTTTGTTACGGTCATCAGCTCAACTAAAAGAGCTACTACTTTAGATGCAGGAAATATCAAGCTGGCTTTCAACAGT CTGCTGGAAAAGGCAGAAGCCCgtgaaagagagagggaaaaagaagaagcTCGTAAAATGAAGCGGAAAGAGTCTGCCTTCAAGAGTATGTTGAAGCAAGCTACTCCTCCAATTGAGCTGGACGCTGTCTGGGAAGAT ATCAGAGAGAGGTTTGTGAAGGAACCAGCCTTTGAAGACATCACTCTGgagtctgaaagaaaaagaatatttaaagatTTCATGCATGTACTAGAG CACGAGTGTCAGCATCATCATTCAAAGAACAAGAAACATTCTAAAAAGTCTAAAAAACACCACAGGAAGCGGTCTCGGTCTCGCTCG GGCTCGGAGTCCGAGGATGACGACAGCCACTCCAAGAAGAAACGGCAGCGCTCGGAATCCCGGTCCGTGTCGGAGCGCTCCTCCAGCGCCGAGTCCG AGAGAAGTTACAAGAAGTCAAAAAAACACAAgaagaagagcaagaagaggAGACATAAGTCT GATTCACCAGAATCGGATATTGAAcgagaaaaagataaaaaagaaagagagagagagagcgaaaAGGATAGAGCTAGACAAAGATCCGAATCAAAACATAAATCTCCTACTAAAAAACGGCCTGGAAAAGATTCT GGGAACTGGGACACTTCGGGCAGCGAGCTGAGCGAAGGGGAGTTGGAAAAACAGAGGAGGACTCTTTTGGAACAACTGGATGAAGATCAATGA
- the PRPF40A gene encoding pre-mRNA-processing factor 40 homolog A isoform X1 — MSGGDSAAAAATASPQPLPFSLPKPPPLMQLTPGDAVRPVASAADQSPKSTRLAGRPDWPAGKPVSLLAPLLPPRGEPEPLMPFGPSSRQPLRGRLLGRCSGGSLLSPSMRPGGVDRGSLMMGHPGMPHYPPMGMHPMGQRPPNMPPVPHGMMPQMMPPMGGPPMGQMPGMMQSVMPGMMMSHMSQAAMQPTVPPGVNSMDAQVGVTPPGTQSSVLFRPQTTHPVVCAAQQTATTNSSVNEEHSKQKSTWTEHKSPDGRTYYYNTETKQSTWEKPDDLKTPAEQLLSKCPWKEYKSDSGKPYYYNSQTKESRWAKPKELEDLEAMIKAEENSTKPEESTPTTATAAAAADAANATTTASSAAESAAAAPAAAASAAAAAPEAETAAAASVVENESAGTATAEEQGQAAAAPAAQDQGGEGAAGAADDSSKQEASADAASKKEDDDAQPVKKTYTWNTKEEAKQAFKELLKEKRVPSNASWEQAMKMIINDPRYSALAKLSEKKQAFNAYKVQTEKEEKEEARSKYKEAKESFQRFLENHEKMTSTTRYKKAEQMFGEMEVWNAISERDRLEIYEDVLFFLSKKEKEQAKQLRKRNWEALKNILDNMANVTYCTTWSEAQQYLMDNPTFAEDEELQNMDKEDALICFEEHIRALEKEEEEEKQKSLLRERRRQRKNRESFQLFLDELHEHGQLHSMSSWMELYPTISSDIRFTNMLGQPVFSSGSTALDLFKFYVEDLKARYHDEKKIIKDILKDKGFVVEVNTSFEDFVTVISSTKRATTLDAGNIKLAFNSLLEKAEAREREREKEEARKMKRKESAFKSMLKQATPPIELDAVWEDIRERFVKEPAFEDITLESERKRIFKDFMHVLEHECQHHHSKNKKHSKKSKKHHRKRSRSRSGSESEDDDSHSKKKRQRSESRSVSERSSSAESERSYKKSKKHKKKSKKRRHKSDSPESDIEREKDKKERERESEKDRARQRSESKHKSPTKKRPGKDSGNWDTSGSELSEGELEKQRRTLLEQLDEDQ, encoded by the exons ATGTCAGGTGGGgactcggcggcggcggcggcgaccgCCTCCCCGCAGCCGCTCCCGTTCTCCTTGCCGAAGCCCCCTCCCCTCATGCAGCTGACGCCGGGGGACGCCGTCCGCCCTGTCGCTTCCGCCGCGGACCAATCGCCGAAGAGCACCCGGCTGGCGGGCCGCCCGGATTGGCCGGCCGGGAAGCCAGTCAGCCtgctggccccgctgctcccgccCCGCGGGGAGCCCGAGCCGCTCATGCCCTTTGGCCCCTCGTCGCGGCAGCCACTCAGAGGGCGGCTTCTTGGCAGGTGCAGCGGGGGCAGCCTGCTGAGCCCCTCGATGCGGCCCGGCGGCGTCGACCGCGGCTCCCTCATG ATGGGACACCCAGGCATGCCACATTATCCTCCCATGGGAATGCACCCTATGGGTCAGAGACCACCGAATATGCCGCCAGTTCCACACGGTATGATGCCTCAGATGATGCCCCCCATGGGAGGACCACCAATGGGGCAG ATGCCTGGAATGATGCAGTCAGTAATGCCTGGAATGATGATGTCTCACATGTCTCAAGCTGCTATGCAGCCTACAGTTCCG CCAGGGGTGAACAGTATGGATGCGCAAGTAG gcGTAACACCTCCTGGAACTCAG AGCTCTGTTTTATTTCGCCCTCAGACAACGCATCCCGTAGTTTGCGCAGCTCAGCAAACCGCCACAACCAACAGCTCTGTTAATGAAGAGCACTCCAAACAG aaaTCTACGTGGACAGAACACAAATCACCTGATGGAAGAACATATTATTATAATACTGAAACAAAGCAGTCTACATGGGAGAAGCCAGATGATCTCAAAACGCCTGCTGAG CAATTGTTGTCTAAATGTCCCTGGAAAGAGTATAAATCTGATTCTGGAAAGCCCTACTATTATAATTCCCAAACAAAGGAATCACGCTGGGCAAAACCCAAAGAGCTTGAGGATCTTGAAG CAATGATTAAAGCTGAAGAGAACAG CACAAAGCCCGAAGAATCAACCCCGACGACGGCCACTGCGGCCGCTGCCGCGGACGCCGCAAACGCAACCACCACGGCCAGCAGCGCCGCTGAGAGCGCGGcggctgctcccgccgccgctgcTTCTgcagccgccgcagcccccgAAGCAGAGACTGCAGCAGCCGCCTCCGTGGTGGAGAATGAGAGTGCTGGCACGGCCACGGCCgaggagcaggggcaggcagcGGCTGCGCCTGCTGCGCAGGACCAGGGCGGCGAGGGCGCAGCCGGCGCGGCGGACGACTCTTCCAAGCAGGAGGCCTCAGCAGA TGCTGCTTCTAAGAAGGAGGATGATGATGCCCAACCAGTTAAAAAAACCTACACATGGAATACGAAGGAAGAAGCAAAGCAAGCATTTAAAGAACTGctaaaagaaaag CGAGTACCATCCAATGCTTCTTGGGAGCAAGCTATGAAGATGATTATTAATGATCCCAGATACAG CGCTTTGgcaaaattaagtgaaaaaaagcaagcctttAATGCTTACAAagttcaaacagaaaaagaagagaaagaagaagcaAGGTCAAAATACAAAGAAGCTAAAGAATCCTTCCAGCGTTTTCTTGAAAACCATGAGAAGATGACATCCACCACGAGATACAA AAAAGCTGAACAAATGTTTGGGGAGATGGAAGTTTGGAACGCAATATCTGAGCGTGATCGTCTTGAAATCTATGAAGATGTCTTGTTTTTTTTGTCTAAGAAAGAGAAG GAACAAGCCAAACAGTTACGAAAGAGGAACTGGGAGGCTTTGAAGAACATACTAGATAACATGGCTAATGTCACTTACTGCACTACTTGGTCGGAGGCTCAGCAGTATCTGATGGACAACCCCACGTTTGCAGAAGATGAGGAGCTTCAGA ACATGGATAAGGAGGATGCGCTGATCTGTTTCGAGGAACATATCAGGGCGttggaaaaagaggaggaagaagaaaaacagaaaagcttgcTTAGAGAAAGAAGGCGGCAGCGTAAAAACAGAGAATCTTTCCAG CTCTTTTTAGACGAACTGCACGAGCATGGACAGTTACACTCAATGTCCTCGTGGATGGAGTTGTACCCAACCATAAGCTCTGACATCAGGTTCACTAATATGCTTGGTCAGCCTG TTTTTTCATCAGGATCAACAGCACTTGATCTTTTCAAGTTTTATGTTGAAGACTTGAAAGCACGTTACCATGACGAAAAGAAGATAATCAAAGATATCTTAAAG GATAAAGGATTTGTGGTTGAAGTGAACACTTCTTTTGAAGATTTTGTTACGGTCATCAGCTCAACTAAAAGAGCTACTACTTTAGATGCAGGAAATATCAAGCTGGCTTTCAACAGT CTGCTGGAAAAGGCAGAAGCCCgtgaaagagagagggaaaaagaagaagcTCGTAAAATGAAGCGGAAAGAGTCTGCCTTCAAGAGTATGTTGAAGCAAGCTACTCCTCCAATTGAGCTGGACGCTGTCTGGGAAGAT ATCAGAGAGAGGTTTGTGAAGGAACCAGCCTTTGAAGACATCACTCTGgagtctgaaagaaaaagaatatttaaagatTTCATGCATGTACTAGAG CACGAGTGTCAGCATCATCATTCAAAGAACAAGAAACATTCTAAAAAGTCTAAAAAACACCACAGGAAGCGGTCTCGGTCTCGCTCG GGCTCGGAGTCCGAGGATGACGACAGCCACTCCAAGAAGAAACGGCAGCGCTCGGAATCCCGGTCCGTGTCGGAGCGCTCCTCCAGCGCCGAGTCCG AGAGAAGTTACAAGAAGTCAAAAAAACACAAgaagaagagcaagaagaggAGACATAAGTCT GATTCACCAGAATCGGATATTGAAcgagaaaaagataaaaaagaaagagagagagagagcgaaaAGGATAGAGCTAGACAAAGATCCGAATCAAAACATAAATCTCCTACTAAAAAACGGCCTGGAAAAGATTCT GGGAACTGGGACACTTCGGGCAGCGAGCTGAGCGAAGGGGAGTTGGAAAAACAGAGGAGGACTCTTTTGGAACAACTGGATGAAGATCAATGA
- the PRPF40A gene encoding pre-mRNA-processing factor 40 homolog A isoform X3, producing MSGGDSAAAAATASPQPLPFSLPKPPPLMQLTPGDAVRPVASAADQSPKSTRLAGRPDWPAGKPVSLLAPLLPPRGEPEPLMPFGPSSRQPLRGRLLGRCSGGSLLSPSMRPGGVDRGSLMMGHPGMPHYPPMGMHPMGQRPPNMPPVPHGMMPQMMPPMGGPPMGQMPGMMQSVMPGMMMSHMSQAAMQPTVPPGVNSMDAQVGVTPPGTQTTHPVVCAAQQTATTNSSVNEEHSKQKSTWTEHKSPDGRTYYYNTETKQSTWEKPDDLKTPAEQLLSKCPWKEYKSDSGKPYYYNSQTKESRWAKPKELEDLEAMIKAEENSTKPEESTPTTATAAAAADAANATTTASSAAESAAAAPAAAASAAAAAPEAETAAAASVVENESAGTATAEEQGQAAAAPAAQDQGGEGAAGAADDSSKQEASADAASKKEDDDAQPVKKTYTWNTKEEAKQAFKELLKEKRVPSNASWEQAMKMIINDPRYSALAKLSEKKQAFNAYKVQTEKEEKEEARSKYKEAKESFQRFLENHEKMTSTTRYKKAEQMFGEMEVWNAISERDRLEIYEDVLFFLSKKEKEQAKQLRKRNWEALKNILDNMANVTYCTTWSEAQQYLMDNPTFAEDEELQNMDKEDALICFEEHIRALEKEEEEEKQKSLLRERRRQRKNRESFQLFLDELHEHGQLHSMSSWMELYPTISSDIRFTNMLGQPGSTALDLFKFYVEDLKARYHDEKKIIKDILKDKGFVVEVNTSFEDFVTVISSTKRATTLDAGNIKLAFNSLLEKAEAREREREKEEARKMKRKESAFKSMLKQATPPIELDAVWEDIRERFVKEPAFEDITLESERKRIFKDFMHVLEHECQHHHSKNKKHSKKSKKHHRKRSRSRSGSESEDDDSHSKKKRQRSESRSVSERSSSAESERSYKKSKKHKKKSKKRRHKSDSPESDIEREKDKKERERESEKDRARQRSESKHKSPTKKRPGKDSGNWDTSGSELSEGELEKQRRTLLEQLDEDQ from the exons ATGTCAGGTGGGgactcggcggcggcggcggcgaccgCCTCCCCGCAGCCGCTCCCGTTCTCCTTGCCGAAGCCCCCTCCCCTCATGCAGCTGACGCCGGGGGACGCCGTCCGCCCTGTCGCTTCCGCCGCGGACCAATCGCCGAAGAGCACCCGGCTGGCGGGCCGCCCGGATTGGCCGGCCGGGAAGCCAGTCAGCCtgctggccccgctgctcccgccCCGCGGGGAGCCCGAGCCGCTCATGCCCTTTGGCCCCTCGTCGCGGCAGCCACTCAGAGGGCGGCTTCTTGGCAGGTGCAGCGGGGGCAGCCTGCTGAGCCCCTCGATGCGGCCCGGCGGCGTCGACCGCGGCTCCCTCATG ATGGGACACCCAGGCATGCCACATTATCCTCCCATGGGAATGCACCCTATGGGTCAGAGACCACCGAATATGCCGCCAGTTCCACACGGTATGATGCCTCAGATGATGCCCCCCATGGGAGGACCACCAATGGGGCAG ATGCCTGGAATGATGCAGTCAGTAATGCCTGGAATGATGATGTCTCACATGTCTCAAGCTGCTATGCAGCCTACAGTTCCG CCAGGGGTGAACAGTATGGATGCGCAAGTAG gcGTAACACCTCCTGGAACTCAG ACAACGCATCCCGTAGTTTGCGCAGCTCAGCAAACCGCCACAACCAACAGCTCTGTTAATGAAGAGCACTCCAAACAG aaaTCTACGTGGACAGAACACAAATCACCTGATGGAAGAACATATTATTATAATACTGAAACAAAGCAGTCTACATGGGAGAAGCCAGATGATCTCAAAACGCCTGCTGAG CAATTGTTGTCTAAATGTCCCTGGAAAGAGTATAAATCTGATTCTGGAAAGCCCTACTATTATAATTCCCAAACAAAGGAATCACGCTGGGCAAAACCCAAAGAGCTTGAGGATCTTGAAG CAATGATTAAAGCTGAAGAGAACAG CACAAAGCCCGAAGAATCAACCCCGACGACGGCCACTGCGGCCGCTGCCGCGGACGCCGCAAACGCAACCACCACGGCCAGCAGCGCCGCTGAGAGCGCGGcggctgctcccgccgccgctgcTTCTgcagccgccgcagcccccgAAGCAGAGACTGCAGCAGCCGCCTCCGTGGTGGAGAATGAGAGTGCTGGCACGGCCACGGCCgaggagcaggggcaggcagcGGCTGCGCCTGCTGCGCAGGACCAGGGCGGCGAGGGCGCAGCCGGCGCGGCGGACGACTCTTCCAAGCAGGAGGCCTCAGCAGA TGCTGCTTCTAAGAAGGAGGATGATGATGCCCAACCAGTTAAAAAAACCTACACATGGAATACGAAGGAAGAAGCAAAGCAAGCATTTAAAGAACTGctaaaagaaaag CGAGTACCATCCAATGCTTCTTGGGAGCAAGCTATGAAGATGATTATTAATGATCCCAGATACAG CGCTTTGgcaaaattaagtgaaaaaaagcaagcctttAATGCTTACAAagttcaaacagaaaaagaagagaaagaagaagcaAGGTCAAAATACAAAGAAGCTAAAGAATCCTTCCAGCGTTTTCTTGAAAACCATGAGAAGATGACATCCACCACGAGATACAA AAAAGCTGAACAAATGTTTGGGGAGATGGAAGTTTGGAACGCAATATCTGAGCGTGATCGTCTTGAAATCTATGAAGATGTCTTGTTTTTTTTGTCTAAGAAAGAGAAG GAACAAGCCAAACAGTTACGAAAGAGGAACTGGGAGGCTTTGAAGAACATACTAGATAACATGGCTAATGTCACTTACTGCACTACTTGGTCGGAGGCTCAGCAGTATCTGATGGACAACCCCACGTTTGCAGAAGATGAGGAGCTTCAGA ACATGGATAAGGAGGATGCGCTGATCTGTTTCGAGGAACATATCAGGGCGttggaaaaagaggaggaagaagaaaaacagaaaagcttgcTTAGAGAAAGAAGGCGGCAGCGTAAAAACAGAGAATCTTTCCAG CTCTTTTTAGACGAACTGCACGAGCATGGACAGTTACACTCAATGTCCTCGTGGATGGAGTTGTACCCAACCATAAGCTCTGACATCAGGTTCACTAATATGCTTGGTCAGCCTG GATCAACAGCACTTGATCTTTTCAAGTTTTATGTTGAAGACTTGAAAGCACGTTACCATGACGAAAAGAAGATAATCAAAGATATCTTAAAG GATAAAGGATTTGTGGTTGAAGTGAACACTTCTTTTGAAGATTTTGTTACGGTCATCAGCTCAACTAAAAGAGCTACTACTTTAGATGCAGGAAATATCAAGCTGGCTTTCAACAGT CTGCTGGAAAAGGCAGAAGCCCgtgaaagagagagggaaaaagaagaagcTCGTAAAATGAAGCGGAAAGAGTCTGCCTTCAAGAGTATGTTGAAGCAAGCTACTCCTCCAATTGAGCTGGACGCTGTCTGGGAAGAT ATCAGAGAGAGGTTTGTGAAGGAACCAGCCTTTGAAGACATCACTCTGgagtctgaaagaaaaagaatatttaaagatTTCATGCATGTACTAGAG CACGAGTGTCAGCATCATCATTCAAAGAACAAGAAACATTCTAAAAAGTCTAAAAAACACCACAGGAAGCGGTCTCGGTCTCGCTCG GGCTCGGAGTCCGAGGATGACGACAGCCACTCCAAGAAGAAACGGCAGCGCTCGGAATCCCGGTCCGTGTCGGAGCGCTCCTCCAGCGCCGAGTCCG AGAGAAGTTACAAGAAGTCAAAAAAACACAAgaagaagagcaagaagaggAGACATAAGTCT GATTCACCAGAATCGGATATTGAAcgagaaaaagataaaaaagaaagagagagagagagcgaaaAGGATAGAGCTAGACAAAGATCCGAATCAAAACATAAATCTCCTACTAAAAAACGGCCTGGAAAAGATTCT GGGAACTGGGACACTTCGGGCAGCGAGCTGAGCGAAGGGGAGTTGGAAAAACAGAGGAGGACTCTTTTGGAACAACTGGATGAAGATCAATGA